The sequence GGTGTGTCCAGGGGCCATCTAAAGGTGTGTCCAGGGGCCATCTAAAGGTGTGTCCAGGGGCCATCTAAAGGTGTTTCCAGGGGCCATCTAAAGGTGTTTCCAGGGGTCATCTCTGAGGTGCCAGGTGTGACCCAcccacagctgggaaagggagaagtGGCCATCACACAGACACGGTTACAGGAGCATAGAATGGCCTGGGATGGGAAAATAATCATCTcatcccacctcctgccatggcagggacacattccactgtcccaggctgctcagagctccatccagcccggccttggacatttccagggatccaggggcagccacagcttctctgggcatccccaccctcacaaggaacatttttttctgtataactGAGTTGAATTTCCCCTCCAGGCTGGCACCCAGACATcaggcaggagccctgctctcccagcaaagcccagtGACACGGGGGAAATGCCACATGTGCCCAGACAGCCCCGAGTTCAGAGCTGATGCTATCGCAGCTGACACGTGGAGGACGGCAGGCTTTGTTTTAACAACAAAGCCCAAGAAAACATCCTGTAATGTAACATTGAAACCAGCACCTACGTGATTAAAATAGAAAGACTCCCCAGCCACGGAGTTTGTGCCATTTGTTGACATCAGCAGCgtctctggggggggggggggggggggggggggggggggggggggggggggggggggggggggggtgttgaCATCAGCAGCGTCTCTGGCTGATGGCAATGAGAGCTGGGCACttcactgaaaagcagcagagatcccattttctgttctgtgttttatATTCAGGGTGGATTCTTACAACCActgaatatcctgagctggaagggacccacagggtcatccagcccagctcctggccctgcacagccccaaaatgccagcctgggcatccctggagtggtatccaaacactcctggagctctggcattccctggggagcctgggcagtgcccaaaaCCTTCTAGGGAAAGAAactttcccaaaatccaccctaaacctccctggcccagctccagcccttccctggctctgtcACAGAGAGAAGACTGGACATGCTTTTGTGACAGCAAACAATTGTTGTAATTTACAGAGAGGAGACTGGACATGCTTTTGTGACAGCAAACAATTGttgtaattttaaactttttaataataataatttaagtTATCAcctcaaaattttttttgtaacttAAGTTATCacccaaaaaatccctgaaatacATCTCCACAATCATCAAGATTTCATTGCAGAAGACAAGAAAGGACAGGAGTTACCAGTTGGTCTGCAAGTACAGGAGAGTATCAGGAAAAACTGTTAGAGTTAATGCACATCTGTGGTTTATATCCTTCCTAAATGAGAAAAACCTGCCATTAAAACCACATGGAGCTATGACCCAGCTGCCAATTAACAAAACCTTAACAAGATTTGAAAGAAGAACAAGATACTGATGTGTGAAAATTTTACCGTAGATCGTATTTTGACAAGAATTTTGAGaatacactgaaaataaaacccatctTCCCAGTGTGTAAAAGACCTGAAAAAAGCCTTCGTTAACCATCTCTACCACAACTGCtggagaacagagaaaaaaatcctttcaaattaaattatctcAGAAATTAGAAGTCTAAAAATGACACTGTAGTTTATTATTTGAGTGCAGGTGGGAGTTAGATTTGGCTCTGAGACAGACTGTgattcagaataaaatacattgtGTAGTAAGAACCTGTTAATTTGTAGTCAACTGGTTACTGAGTTAGAAGGTAACTACGTCATATCAGAGTCCTCTgggagtttatttttaaacGTGGCCTATAGTTTTCTCTGTTCTCCAGCAGTTGTGGTAGAGATGGTTAACGAAGGCTTTTTTCAGGTCTTTTACACACTGGGAagatgggttttattttcagtctatTCTCAAAATTCTTGTCAAAATACGATCTACGGTAAAATTTTCACACATCAGTATCTTGTTCTTCTTTCAAATCTTGTTAAGGTTTTGTTAATTGGCAGCTGGGTCATagctcagcagctgtgccatAGCTCCATGTGGTTTTAATGGCAGGTTTTTCTCATTTAGGGAGGATATAAACTACAGGTGTGCATTAACTCTAACAGTTTTTCCTGATACTTTCCTGTACTTGCAGACCCCAAACACAGCAGGCTGAGAGCCCACCTGGAGCCCAGGTGAGAGCAATGTCACATTTGTCcttacaaacaagctgtagatctgctggtagataaaaccagcattgagagataaaagaaacaatgggatggattccactgattgatgaacgggaaaagatatttgcctttacaaacaaactgaaGGTTGGCTGATCAATGAAactggatattggaagatgaaagaagcaatggggaaaaactatgaattctataagagttaaaaaattaaaagggagtGTTGTGCAtcagaggggaatctcaggtatcaggtgtttgggaagtctgtgcctctcaagtacctcagttaatggggaaagagagagggaaattgggataaaaaggaggctgagtcctccaaaaatttaagagatcccaggggaatgcccctGGAccaaaaaggactcctctgactcctttttggacacaaaCCTCTGGTGTCTGTggattcattttcctgacacCGGCACAGCTGCCCACGGTGTCTGAGCTCACCCCCTCCCCTGCCGCCAGGGGAAGCCCAGGGAGAGTCAGCAGGAAACGCATGCAAATGCTGCAGCTCGAGCAGCGGGCTCAGGAAACCCCCGGCCCAACCTCCCCTGGCCTCTCAGCCGCTTttggggctcagcacagccgGGCTGGCGCTGCCAGGGGGGACAGCAGCCACGCAGGGCGGCTGCAAAACCCTGGGAATGAAAACTCCCACggtgaaaggaaaacaatccTCCGCACCTGGAGGATAGGCTGCCCACAGCATACAAAGGCAAAgagcaaagctgctttctggcctggttttggctgttttttctcACAATAACAGAGGCAGCTCGCTCTGTGCCAGACTAGCGGCGTCAGCCCCAGGTAGGACCTTGGCACTGCTCCCCAGACAGGCACAGGTTTGTACAACTGCACCTGCAAAGTGGGAAACAGCTCTCAAGCCCAGGAAttcctcacccagcccagcagcagagcagctcagctgcttccctcGGGTACCTGGACTCATCCCTCGGAGGTtgagctcagggacacaggcagCTCGAAGTCCTCACAGCAAGGCCAGAAAATTCTGCTCATCCCCAGTCTCTCCTTTAATACCTTGGGCACCTTTCACACCCTCGATGGGGGCTAACAGGACCCACCTGGGCCAGGCCACTCCTGGATTGCCAATCCCCATCAGCTGTGGCCTCTGTAGCAGACAGAGTGTTGTGAGGAGCCACACACAGCACAAATCTCAGAGCTGATTTGTTCTTTCAGCACGAATGGATTTGAGGCtgtgttttaattgttttcccAAGCTCCTTCCAGCCTTGGATGGGAGCAGATTTGGGGAAGCCAAAGCCCTGGGCAGAGTCTGGCTGGATGCACTGAGAGTCTGTCACAGACACTGCTGTTGGACCAACAAAAGGATCAGAAAGAGGTTTAGGTGGGTTTGAGGTGTTGTGATTTCTCACCACACTGTGACAGTCACACACCACcaccttttctccttccccatcctgctgtgaCTGCAGAGTTGGGGAGTGGGCTGCGCTTAAACATCACCTCCAAACAACTCTCAGTGTCCTTTCTGCTaccctggagcaggcagaggaaaaatCCCAGGTGGTAACCGGGCCAGCCAGACCTGCCTGTGTGTGATCTGGATGtgatgttcttttttttttcaacgCAATGGCATCACACATCCTTGTGGCCCTGCGAGTCTGATCCTGGGGTGACTAATCCAGGATAGTCCCTAAGCCTGAGTACACCCTGCACCTCTCCAGTGCTGATTACAACAGGCAAAAGCTCTGAGAGCAGGGGATTACCCAAGACACATCTAATCTGGAGCTCTGGGTCTGTTTGCCATGTGATAACCGGGGAGGCTGTGTCCCCTGAGTTTGCACCTCGCTGGGGGGATCGCACAgggctcctgtgctgtgtccccatgtgggctggccagggacacccctgggctgtggggacacaTCTGTGGGCGCTGTGCTAAGTGCTGGTACGACTTGTGTTCAATCTGGGGCGTTTTGGTGGCATTCCGGGGACCCCAAGGGCTCGtctgtgtgtccccatggctgctctgcagggcacacaATGGCCATTGTTTGCCTTCGGGGCGGGTGAGCAGCCTCTGGCTCGGGAGGAACAAAGCCCGGAGCCAGTTCCTGCAAACACAAAACATGCCTTTTTATCACTTCATGACAAATTGGTTTGTCAGCAGCAGGAAGTGATGTTACTGCCGTCCTCACCGAGGGGAAACTCCTCGTGGTTTCCATGGGGATGTATGCAATTGGAGAGCTGCACATTTATCCAAACTGGAAGCCCCACACACGCCTGCTGAGTGCCAGGGTTCGGAGGTCTGGGTACCACGGGATGGTCCCAGCTGAGTCCTGCTAGAACAGGGGGACAGCCAGCTCATGTTGGAGGCAGAGAAATGGGAATTTAAAGTCCCAAACTGGGGTGAACTGTGCAACTTGATGTTCCAAtcaaacaaagcagcagagctgggagaatAAGGGGTGGGAAGAAAAGATTCTTTCACAAAgttcagcctggctgtggcaccaAGGCGTCCTTCTCCTCTGGCTCTCACCTTGCCTTCTCCATCACTGCCAACAAACCCCAGCTGATCCCATCCATCCCCCCAAAACTGTCCCACATTTCTCAGTCACTCTCTGACCTCTCTCTCCCCCGTGTCCTCCCCTTAACACCGGGAGCAGTTTGGGATCTGGGCGCGATCCCATCCCACAAAAACCTTGCAGGAGTCTGAGACTGGGCAGCGTCAGAGTCGGGTTACAGGGAACAGCAGAAGGATCCCGATAAAGACTTGGAGAAGGGCATCGGATGTCAGAGCTGGGAGCGCCGGGCGGCTCGCAGGGAGCGCTGCCCCGgctggctgctcacagcaggctTTGTGCTGAAGCAGCTCTCTTTTGCACCCCTCTGTCAGGTGCCTGCTTAGGTTATAAAAGCTGATCTGCTGCCAGGTAATGAGTTTCATTGTTCCAAGAAACACATAAACAAGCTCCCGCGGCTGTCAGGGAGCGGATTTCTGTTTGAATTGCGATTAacaggcaggatttttttttttatcgGTTGCATGGCCAGGGCTGCCAAGGTTGTATTTTTCCACTGAAcgagctctgctttgctttgaagGTGAAAGTTTGTTCCACCCTTTACTGCAGGTGTAAAAAGGCTCACGTATTCAGAGGCACTCTTGAATATTCAATCAGGACAGCAATGGCAGGTTCGACATGCTAAAGGATTTTCCCTGGACAAAGGGGTTTTGCAGGATTTGCAGCACGAGACAGGTTTGGGGGAGGATATTCACTTTGAGGTTCTGTTACAGTTCGGGAAGATCTGAGTTTCTAACTTCACTTCTCAGTGCCCTGGGATCTCTCCTGTTTTAGCTGctccatttttcccctcccttggTGTCAGGTTGAAAGTCGGTGAGGGCTGACGCGCGGCGCTGACGACAGAGGGGCAGCTCACGTGGAAGAactccagaggcagcagtgcaTCATCCCGTCCTTCAAGGGCACCTTCTCCCACGAGAGCAGTCCTGGATTTTAGCACCACTCACACCCCAGGGAacttgcagagctgcagcaggagtttGTGGTGCTTTGCCCATCGTGCTGTGTGatgacagcacagctgctttgtgcTCGCCAAAACATTTGCCTGTACACTAAAGATCACAACTGTTTAAATCCCTTGTTTTTACAGTCGTAATCTGCTGTGGTACCCGAGCAAAACTATTTTTTGATGGGGCAAAAGTTGGATCTGACTCTTTGAACATCAGGTATGCAAGAACTGCCTTCTGGAGTGAGTATGGGAAATtcaaagccctgctgctcccataTGCAAGAACTCCCTTCTGGAGCGAGTATGGGAAATtcaaagccctgctgctccctcagcatcCCTTCTCCCTGTTACCAGCACTACCCTGCCCAGGAAATCAAGCTTCTCAAGCTTccagctgcatcccacagggatggggatgtgacagcagggatgctgtcctgccccacagagcccGTGAGAGGTGCTATTCTGCCCCAGGATCCAGCATtgaccctgctcctgcacacagagctgctgttggagcTCCCCTGCCTGACTTTGGCTGTGCTACATCAACTCTGCTCATTGCCTCCACAGAAACACCAGATCCAAGTCACTCTAGTGATAATCCCCAGCAGGAAAGAATTTATTTGGGTCTGGGTAAGGAAATCAGTGAGTTGCTGGTTACCTGATCCCTTGTCATGCCCTGATTTGTTtacaggcacagcccagccaggcaaATACCTCACTCCAGGCATCAGAGGCAGTTTGAGTTGCAAAAAGGATTTAAGGAGATGGGACAGAAAAACACTCTGATTCTGTGCCAAGCCTTCGAGATCTGTTACTAACAGGTTAATTTTTAGACTTAACCTTTCAAGCATTAAAAGTAAACAGGGAATAAAGTAAGCTTATTCCTCCTTCTTAGGAGAAGGACTATTTTAAATTCACTGTAGCCCAGTGCCCAAGGCTCAGCTGGTTCAAACTGTTACAGCCATCAGGGCAGCCAAATCCACTCCCAGCTGAGAAGCCAGCCTTGGCTCCCTGCCACTGCACACAATTACATGGGGACAAAGAAAAGCTCAGGTTAAGAACCTGCAGTAGCTTCTAGTCAATTATGTTGTTTAAACCCATTTTTCTCAGTCAAGACCCGAGGCCAGAAGAGTTGAAAATTACAGCTCTTCACCCTCCACGTGAGTTTTGGGACTgtgaaatgcagtattttaaagaatatgTAATCCACATGAAAAGAAATATCATAATTTATTCCATTTGTATAAAAAAAGTTATAATCATGTAACAAAACTATGTCTTCATaagaagaaatatattatttcacATCATAAATAAACCAGCAAACATACAACCCTTGGCAACTCAAAAAAAGCACTCGCCTGGTGCTTTCATGTCAGTGCTTGGGAAACAAGAAGAGCTGACAGATATACACACACAGGATTATAGTACCAAAAAATACTGAGGTATTTGGTTTCTCTAGAAATGAAACTTTACgtctgtgaaggaaaaaacaacaaaaaacccaacaacaatgcactaatgtaaaaataaataaataggacTGTCATACAAAAGGGGACAGCATCAGTGTTGCTTAAAGTGTCCAGGAATGGGAATACTGGTGAGCATGCTACTAAACATGGAGCAGGCTTAGGacagacagaaaacaaggaGGGACAGCTCAGGAAGAGCCAGTGTCCTTTGATCTCTGTGCAGACATCCAGACATTTGCTTGAGAAGGCAGAAACACCTGGTTTCTCTGGCTTTGGGTGAGCTCCTCTCCACTGACACCTCTCTGGGACACACGAATGACTCCCCACAAAACACAAGTGCCACCGTCCCCTGTAGTTATTGCACTTCTGAGACAGCAAGTCTGACTCCTGGCCACgttcttcagctgctccttcagcagctcGGGGAAGTAGTGATGGGGCTCTGAAGGTAGTTTAAAGCACTGGACGTGCTGTGAACGGGGATGGAGACGGGGAAGTTGAAGACCGTGGTGGTGGATGCCCCTCTGTCCAACACTGCCATCGCAGGGCTCCCGGCTTCTGCCGAGCAGTTGGGGGCAAGGACCTGCGactcaaactgcagcagctgccccatgAAGCTGAAATTCGGGGAGATGATGCTTCTCCTCTGCTTGACAAACTCGAAGGCTTCGTCCAGTTTGACTCTGTTGGTCCTCATGAGGTAAGCGAGGCAGATGGTGGCTGAGCGGGAaatgccagcctggcagtgcacaaagacccttcctccctccttcttcACAGAGTCTGAAAGAATCAAAGCACACGGTTAGCAAACAAGTCTCACGGCTTCCAGAGGTGGGAAAAGCACAGACTGCTGCTTTACATTTCTTTAATCCATCCCTTCCTTAGCCTAATAGGTACACCCGGAGCTTTTGAGACAAAGGGAGCCTTTGTCCTGGGGAAAGCAGCTATTTTCACTCAGGCCTCCAATTCCAATTATACTAATAGCTCCTCCAGGTCACTTTAGCAGTCTTGCAAGATTACTTTAATACTGATCCGCTTAAATTCACTCTTTTCTGCAAGACCAGTCCCTCTCGAATCAAGATTTTAAACATCTTTACGAAGCTAAGATTATGCCTGCGAGTAGAATTAAACTAATGGAAATGTTCCCCGAGTGTATCCTCCCAGCGGAATGCTACTCCCCAGTCTCGGGTAGAGGTTTTACTGGGGAAAAACCACGCCAAAAAAATCACTTCCCAGGGGACATTAACCCAGAAAAAGCGCCATTTACCGATGAAATCGATCGCCTCGTTGAACCAGGAGCTGATATCTGCCTTGTGGTTGTCCTCCACGGGGATACTTTTATACTGGTAGTGCCCTTCGAAGTGGTTGGGGCAGTTGGCCGAGACATTGATGAGCGCCGTGATCCCCAAAGCGTCCAGCATGTCCTTGCGGGAGGCGTGATAGGCGCTTCCCAAGTACAGGAACGGCAGGATTTCCACGGGCCCGCCCTGCGAACAGAGAGGAAGAGCGGCGGTCAGCCCCGGCCGGAGCTCGGCGGCAGCGCTCCCCGCCCggcgcggggccgggggggggggggggggggggggggggggggggggggggggggggggggggggggggggggggggggggggggggggggggggggggggggggggggggggggggggggggggggggggggggggggggggggggggggggggggggggggggggggggggggggggggggggggccgggcccGCCTCCGCCCGCTGCCCCCGGCGCTCACCTGGTCGTAGAGCGGCGTCCcgcaggagctgcagcccgAATCGGCGCTGCCGGGCGCGGGGCTGGCGCTCAGCGGCAGGCTGAGCCCGGCGGGGGCGGCCGGCTTGGTGCACAGCTCGGAGCAGGCGGAGGAGAAAGCTTCGTAACCTCCTGCGGGGGGAGAGGAGCGCGGGGTGAGCGCCGCACGGCCGGGGGAACAGCGGGGCTGCCCGGCCCGAGCGCCGCACGGCCGGGGGAAGAGCGGGgctgcccggcccggctcccccGGCGCCTCCGCGGCCACTCACCCTTGAGGAAGCAGATGCGGGCACCGCGGGCTTCCCTGCAGAGGGTGCCGAGCGCCAGCAGCACGGTGCTGTCGCGCTTGGGCGCTTCCAGGTCGGCG is a genomic window of Ficedula albicollis isolate OC2 chromosome 13, FicAlb1.5, whole genome shotgun sequence containing:
- the DUSP1 gene encoding dual specificity protein phosphatase 1 isoform X3, translated to MVNLRVCALDCEALRGLLQERASQCLVLDCRSFFSFNAAHIRGSCNVRLSTIVRRRAKGALALEHVVPNEELRARLRQGLFHSVVLLDERSADLEAPKRDSTVLLALGTLCREARGARICFLKGGYEAFSSACSELCTKPAAPAGLSLPLSASPAPGSADSGCSSCGTPLYDQGGPVEILPFLYLGSAYHASRKDMLDALGITALINVSANCPNHFEGHYQYKSIPVEDNHKADISSWFNEAIDFIDSVKKEGGRVFVHCQAGISRSATICLAYLMRTNRVKLDEAFEFVKQRRSIISPNFSFMGQLLQFESQVLAPNCSAEAGSPAMAVLDRGASTTTVFNFPVSIPVHSTSSALNYLQSPITTSPSC
- the DUSP1 gene encoding dual specificity protein phosphatase 1 isoform X1, coding for MVNLRVCALDCEALRGLLQERASQCLVLDCRSFFSFNAAHIRGSCNVRLSTIVRRRAKGALALEHVVPNEELRARLRQGLFHSVVLLDERSADLEAPKRDSTVLLALGTLCREARGARICFLKGEWPRRRRGSRAGQPRSSPGRAALTPRSSPPAGGYEAFSSACSELCTKPAAPAGLSLPLSASPAPGSADSGCSSCGTPLYDQGGPVEILPFLYLGSAYHASRKDMLDALGITALINVSANCPNHFEGHYQYKSIPVEDNHKADISSWFNEAIDFIDSVKKEGGRVFVHCQAGISRSATICLAYLMRTNRVKLDEAFEFVKQRRSIISPNFSFMGQLLQFESQVLAPNCSAEAGSPAMAVLDRGASTTTVFNFPVSIPVHSTSSALNYLQSPITTSPSC
- the DUSP1 gene encoding dual specificity protein phosphatase 1 isoform X2, which produces MVNLRVCALDCEALRGLLQERASQCLVLDCRSFFSFNAAHIRGSCNVRLSTIVRRRAKGALALEHVVPNEELRARLRQGLFHSVVLLDERSADLEAPKRDSTVLLALGTLCREARGARICFLKGEWPRRRRGSRAGQPRCSPGRAALTPRSSPPAGGYEAFSSACSELCTKPAAPAGLSLPLSASPAPGSADSGCSSCGTPLYDQGGPVEILPFLYLGSAYHASRKDMLDALGITALINVSANCPNHFEGHYQYKSIPVEDNHKADISSWFNEAIDFIDSVKKEGGRVFVHCQAGISRSATICLAYLMRTNRVKLDEAFEFVKQRRSIISPNFSFMGQLLQFESQVLAPNCSAEAGSPAMAVLDRGASTTTVFNFPVSIPVHSTSSALNYLQSPITTSPSC